In Achromobacter pestifer, the DNA window CACGGTTTCAAGGATTGCACTGCGGTCCAGGGCCTCCAGGAAGGCCTGTACTTTTTCCTGCACCCCCGTCAATTCGATGGTGTAGGACTTGTCGGTCACGTCGATGATGCGGCCGCGGAAGATATCCGCCATGCGCTTCATTTCCTCGCGCTCCTTGCCGACCGCGCGCACCTTCACGAGCATCAGCTCGCGCTCGATGTGAGCGCCTTCGGTCAGGTCGACGACCTTGACCACATCCACCAGGCGGTTCAGGTGTTTGGTGATCTGCTCGATGATTTCATCGGAACCGGTGGTCACGATGGTCATGCGCGACAGCGTGGAGTCCTCGGTGGGCGCCACGGTCAGGGTCTCGATGTTGTAGCCCCGCGCGGAAAACAGGCCCACCACGCGCGACAGCGCGCCGGGTTCGTTTTCGAGGAGGACGGAAATCACGTGCTTCATGGGTGGCCTCCTTACAGGTCTTCAGAGCCGAGCAGCATTTCGGTCAGCCCGCGGCCGGCCTTGACCATCGGCCACACGTTTTCGGTGCGGTCGGTGATGAAGTCCAGGAACACCAGGCGATCCTTGTGCTTCTTGAACGCTTCGCGCAGCGCCGGCTCGACGTCCGCCGGGCGCTCGATGCGCAGACCCACGTGGCCATAGGCCTCGGCCACCTTGACGAAATCGGGCAGCGAATCCATGTAGGACTCGGAATAGCGCGAACCGTAGTCGATCTGCTGCCACTGCCGGACCATGCCCAGGAAGCGGTTGTTCAGGCAGATGATCTTCGGCGTCAGGCGGTACTGGTGGCAGGTCGACAGTTCCTGGATGTTCATCTGGATGGACCCTTCGCCAGTGATGACGGCGACGTCGTGTCCAGGATTGGCCATCTGCACGCCCATGGCGTACGGCAGGCCCACGCCCATGGTGCCCAGGCCGCCGGAGTTGATCCAGCGGCGCGGCTTGTCGAACTTGTAGTACTGCGCGGCCCACATCTGGTGCTGGCCCACGTCGGAAGTCACGAAGGCGTCGCCGCCGGTCACTTCCCAGAGCTTTTCCACCACGTATTGCGGCTTGATGACCTCGTCCGAGTTGGCGAACTTCAGGCATTCCTTGCCGCGCCAGGACTCGACCTGCTCCCACCACTTGGTGATCGGGGCGGGCTTGTGCTCGGCCGCGGCGATGTCGTACTGCGCGCTGAGGTCCGCCAGGACGTCCTTGACGTTACCGACGATCGGGACGTCCACGCGCACGCGCTTGGAGATCGACGAGGGATCGATATCGATATGGATGATCTTGCGGGCGTTCTGGGCGAAGTGCTTGGGGTTGCCGATCACGCGGTCGTCGAAACGGGCGCCAATGGCCAGCAGCACGTCGCAGTGCTGCATCGCCATATTGGCCTCGTAGGTGCCGTGCATGCCGGGCATGCCCACGAACTGGCCGCTGCTGGCCGGGTAGCCGCCCAGGCCCATCAGGGTGCTGGTGCAGGGCGCGCCCAGTTGCGACACGAGCTTGTTCAGTTCGGGCGCGGCGTTCGACAGGATCACCCCGCCGCCCGTGTAGATCATCGGCCGCTCGGCGGCCAGCAGCATCTGCACGGCTTTCTTGATCTGCCCCTGGTGGCCCTTGTTGACGGGCGCGTAGGAGCGCATCGAGATCTCGCCCTTGGGCGGCGTGTACTTGCACTGCGCGATGGTGATGTCCTTGGGGATATCCACCAGCACCGGGCCGGGACGGCCGGTGCGCGCGATGTAGAACGCGCGGCGCATGGTTTCGGCCAGGTCCTTGACGTCGCGCACGAGGAAGTTGTGCTTGACGCAGGGACGCGTGATGCCGACGGTGTCGCATTCCTGGAAGGCGTCCTCGCCAATGGCCGCAGTGGGCACCTGCCCGCTGATGATGACCATGGGGATGGAATCCATGTAGGCGGTGGCGATGCCGGTGACGGCATTGGTCACGCCCGGTCCGCTGGTCACGAGGCAGACGCCGACCTTTTGCGACGAGCGCGAATAGGCATCGGCGGCGTGCACGGCGGCCTGCTCGTGACGAACCAGGATATGCTGGAATTTGTCTTGCTTGAAAATCGCGTCGTAGATGTAAAGCACCGCGCCGCCAGGGTAGCCGAAAACGTGTTCCACGCCTTCATCGGCCAGGCAGCGCACGACGATGTCGGCGCCATTCAGTTCCATGTTGTCATTCCTTTCAGTACCGGCCCTGCAACCCTGACTGCTGCTCGCCCGGATACGGCGGCAACTGAACCCATACCGGTTCCGACAACATGATCCGGCGCTTTGCGGCTCACGGAGCCACGCCACCCGGACACCTTGCCGACCCGGCACACGCTCGACAAGAACGCAGTGCAAACGCCCCTGGGGGACGCTGGAGGTCGAAATGGAAGCCTTGGCAACACACGCTTGTGGCGCGGCCAACGGCAGGTGTAACTGCTGCGGGATGGCTGGGGGGTGATCCAGGCAATCCGCCTCAACGCACCGGTTTCGGATAGGCAGACCGGTGCAAGTGGAGCAATTTACCGCGTTGCGTCAAAGGTGGCAAATCGGCTTTTGCACCAGCGTTGCGTGGAAGGTTCGGTAACCATCCGACCCCAAAAATCTGGGCAGTCTCTCTATACTTGTTTCGTCTCCCAAAATCGAACCCGCCGCCCATGGATTTGCGCATTGCCAGCATCCGCCGCTTCCTCTACAGCCACTACTTCTTCGGAGGGGTGCGCCAGGGGGTGGGAATGCTGTTGCCCGTGCTGGTGCTGGGCGGCCTCTTCGGCAACTACACCACCGGGCTGGTCGCGACCTTCGGCGCGCAGTGCCTCGCCATCATCGACCAGCCGGGCGGGCCGCAGCGCCACCGCACCAACGAGATGCTGGGCGGCGCCGCGCTGGGTACGCTGACCGTCATCATCACCGGCTTCGCGTCCTCGCACCCCGTGCTGATCTGGCTGGCGGTCATCGCGCAGTGTTTCGTCTATTCGATGTTCACGGTGTTCGGCAAGCGCGGCGGGCTGATCGGCTTTGCCGGGCTGCTGCTGATGACCCTGACCATGCATTCGCCGCTGGCGCCGCACGAGGTGCTGGCGCACGCCGCGGCCACGCTGGGCGGGGCGCTGTTCTACGTGGCGTTCAGCCTGGGATTCTCGCGCCTGTTCTGGCTGCGTGAAGAGCAGCAAGCCATGTCGGTGGCGCTGTTCGCCACCGCCGACTATGTGGCGGCGCGCGCGGCCTTCTACGACGAAACGGCCGACCTCGACGACGCCTATCGCGAGGTCATGCAGCGCCAATCCGTCATGACTGAAAAGCACCAGGCGGCGCGCGACATGGTGCTGCGCGCCCTGCCCCGCGGCAAGGGCCTGGGCGACCGTCAGCGCGTGATGATCTGGAACATGTTCGTGGACATGCTGCAGCTGCTGGACACGCTGGTGGCCACGCACACCGACTACCCCGCGCTGCGCCGCGCGCTGGCTGGCAGCGATTGCCTGATGTTCATGCGCGACGCGCTGGTGAAGATGTCGCTGGAGCTCAACCGCATCGCGCTGGACGTGTCGCGCGGACGCAAGGTGCAGTACCGCAGCAGCGCCAAGGCCGAGCTGCGCGCCATCGAGTACGAGATCGAACAGCTCAAGCAGCAGGGCCTGGGCGAGCGGGAGCCGGAGATGCTGGCGCTGATCGTCCAGGTGCTGCGCCGGCTGCGCAATTCGGCGCGCATCGTCAACCGCCTGGCCGACCATACCGCCGCCTCGCCCGACGCCAAGCCGACCGACGTGCTGCGCATCAACAAGTCGCTGACGCGCTTCATTTCGCGCCAGGAATTCCGCGTGGGGCTCTTGACCAGCAACCTGCGCCTGGATTCGCCGCACTTCCGCTACGCGCTGCGCGTAACGGCCGCCGCGGCCATCGCCATGACCCTGGCCAGCCAGTGGCTGTCGCCGGCATTTTCCGCGCATAACTACTGGATCATGCTGACGATCGTCATCATCATGAAGCCCGGTTTCGCGCTGACGCGCCAGCGCAACAGCTGGCGCCTGATGGGCACGCTGATCGGCTGCATTCTGGCCTTGCTGCTGTTCAACCTGACCGATCGGCCGGAACTCCTGTTCGCGGCGCTGCTGGGCGCCTGCATCATGGGCAACA includes these proteins:
- the ilvN gene encoding acetolactate synthase small subunit; this translates as MKHVISVLLENEPGALSRVVGLFSARGYNIETLTVAPTEDSTLSRMTIVTTGSDEIIEQITKHLNRLVDVVKVVDLTEGAHIERELMLVKVRAVGKEREEMKRMADIFRGRIIDVTDKSYTIELTGVQEKVQAFLEALDRSAILETVRTGVSGIGRGERILKI
- a CDS encoding acetolactate synthase 3 catalytic subunit; this translates as MELNGADIVVRCLADEGVEHVFGYPGGAVLYIYDAIFKQDKFQHILVRHEQAAVHAADAYSRSSQKVGVCLVTSGPGVTNAVTGIATAYMDSIPMVIISGQVPTAAIGEDAFQECDTVGITRPCVKHNFLVRDVKDLAETMRRAFYIARTGRPGPVLVDIPKDITIAQCKYTPPKGEISMRSYAPVNKGHQGQIKKAVQMLLAAERPMIYTGGGVILSNAAPELNKLVSQLGAPCTSTLMGLGGYPASSGQFVGMPGMHGTYEANMAMQHCDVLLAIGARFDDRVIGNPKHFAQNARKIIHIDIDPSSISKRVRVDVPIVGNVKDVLADLSAQYDIAAAEHKPAPITKWWEQVESWRGKECLKFANSDEVIKPQYVVEKLWEVTGGDAFVTSDVGQHQMWAAQYYKFDKPRRWINSGGLGTMGVGLPYAMGVQMANPGHDVAVITGEGSIQMNIQELSTCHQYRLTPKIICLNNRFLGMVRQWQQIDYGSRYSESYMDSLPDFVKVAEAYGHVGLRIERPADVEPALREAFKKHKDRLVFLDFITDRTENVWPMVKAGRGLTEMLLGSEDL
- a CDS encoding FUSC family protein; the protein is MDLRIASIRRFLYSHYFFGGVRQGVGMLLPVLVLGGLFGNYTTGLVATFGAQCLAIIDQPGGPQRHRTNEMLGGAALGTLTVIITGFASSHPVLIWLAVIAQCFVYSMFTVFGKRGGLIGFAGLLLMTLTMHSPLAPHEVLAHAAATLGGALFYVAFSLGFSRLFWLREEQQAMSVALFATADYVAARAAFYDETADLDDAYREVMQRQSVMTEKHQAARDMVLRALPRGKGLGDRQRVMIWNMFVDMLQLLDTLVATHTDYPALRRALAGSDCLMFMRDALVKMSLELNRIALDVSRGRKVQYRSSAKAELRAIEYEIEQLKQQGLGEREPEMLALIVQVLRRLRNSARIVNRLADHTAASPDAKPTDVLRINKSLTRFISRQEFRVGLLTSNLRLDSPHFRYALRVTAAAAIAMTLASQWLSPAFSAHNYWIMLTIVIIMKPGFALTRQRNSWRLMGTLIGCILALLLFNLTDRPELLFAALLGACIMGNSLVQLNYMASATFNTLFVVLVFHFVSPGTVSMAVIGERAIDTLIGCALALICSYILPWWEARYLKPLAAAATRANREYLIAGLRYVEAMQAHGAPVGAAAGETPAVTDADLAWRLARKNVHIAFSNFAEAFYRMMSEPTSHQVSVPELNNLLIQNHILASQITAVIPILAALPATPEAVQRALTGMVDLLDENRAQAPTGLPTQFDTEGELAALVYPIKQMLKAAHMIRQELHALADPTHAPRVAAAA